One part of the Glycine soja cultivar W05 chromosome 11, ASM419377v2, whole genome shotgun sequence genome encodes these proteins:
- the LOC114377481 gene encoding signal recognition particle 54 kDa protein 2-like, with the protein MVLAELGGSIARALQLMSNATVIDEKVLNDCLNDITRALLQSDVQFKLVRDMQTNIKNIVNLDDLAAGHNKRRIIQQAVFNELCKILDPGKPSFTPKKGKTSVVMFVGLQGSGKTTTCTKYAYYHQKKGWKPALVCADTFRAGAFDQLKQNATKAKIPFYGSYMESDPVKIAVEGVERFKKENCDLIIVDTSGRHKQEASLFEEMRQVSEATKPDLVIFVMDSSIGQAAFDQAQAFKQSVAVGAVIVTKMDGHAKGGGALSAVAATKSPVIFIGTGEHMDEFEVFDVKPFVSRLLGMGDWSGFMDKIHEVVPMDQQPELLQKLSEGNFTLRIMYEQFQNILKMGPISQVFSMLPGFSAELMPKGREKESQAKIKRYMTMMDSMTNEELDSSNPKLMNESRMMRIARGAGRQIREVMEMLEEYKRLAKIWSKMKGLKIPKKGDMSALSRNMNAQHMSKVLPPQMLKQIGGMGGLQNLMKQMGSAKDMMGMGGMFGGGGGGD; encoded by the exons ATGGTTCTGGCGGAGTTAGGTGGGAGCATTGCGCGTGCTCTCCAGCTGATGAGCAATGCGACAGTAATCGACGAGAAGGTGCTCAACGATTGCCTCAACGACATCACTCGCGCTCTTCTTCAATCCGATGTTCAATTCAAGCTTGTCCGCGACATGCAGACCAACATCAAGAACATTGTCAACCTCGACGATCTCGCTGCCGGTCACAACAAACGCAGGATCATCCAACAA GCTGTGTTTAACGAACTCTGCAAAATTCTGGACCCTGGGAAGCCCTCTTTCACTCCCAAAAAGGGCAAAACAAGTGTTGTCATGTTTGTTGGTTTGCAAG GTTCTGGAAAAACCACAACGTGTACAAAGTATGCATATTATCATCAGAAGAAAGGCTGGAAGCCGGCTCTAGTATGTGCAGATACATTCAGAGCTGGTGCATTTGATCAATTGAAGCAAAATGCAACTAAAGCTAAGATCCCTTTCTATGGAAG CTATATGGAATCCGATCCGGTAAAAATTGCTGTGGAAGGTGTGGAGAGATTCAAGAAAGAAAACTGTGATCTTATAATTGTTGATACTAGTGGGAGGCACAAACAAGAAGCTTCTCTTTTTGAAGAAATGCGCCAAGTTTCGGAAGCAACG AAACCAGATCTTGTTATATTTGTTATGGATAGCAGTATTGGTCAGGCTGCTTTTGATCAAGCCCAAGCATTTAAGCAGAGTGTTGCAGTTGGAGCTGTAATTGTTACCAAAATGGATGGCCATGCAAAAGGTGGTGGTGCTCTTAGTGC TGTTGCAGCAACAAAGAGTCCTGTCATATTCATTGGAACTGGAGAACATATGGACGAGTTTGAAGTTTTTGATGTTAAGCCATTTGTCAGTCGTCTATTag GAATGGGCGACTGGTCTGGGTTTATGGACAAAATTCATGAAGTCGTTCCTATGGATCAACAACCTGAACTGCTTCAGAAGCTGTCAGAAGGAAACTTCACCTTGAGGATTATGTATGAGCAGTTTCAGAACATACTTAAAATGGGTCCTATCAGCCAG GTTTTTTCTATGCTTCCCGGATTTAGTGCTGAATTAATGCCAAAAGGCCGTGAGAAAGAAAGCCAGGCAAAAATTAAGCGTTACATGACAATGATGGATTCAATGACAAACGAAG AGTTGGATAGTTCAAACCCCAAGCTCATGAATGAGTCACGCATGATGCGGATAGCTCGAGGTGCAGGTCGTCAGATTAGGGAAGTGATGGAGATGTTGGAAGAGTACAAACGTCTTGCAAAGATATGGAGCAAAATGAAAGGGCTTAAAATACCAAAGAAAGGTGATATGAGTGCCCTATCCCGAAATATGAATGCCCAACACATGAGCAAAGTCCTTCCTCCTCAGATGCTGAAGCAAATTGGTGGCATGGGTGGGTTACAAAACTTGATGAAGCAGATGGGATCCGCCAAAGACATGATGGGAATGGGAGGAAtgtttggtggtggtggtggtggtgattag